Genomic window (Oryzias latipes chromosome 17, ASM223467v1):
gaaaaatatttctttCCCTATTTTTTTACTGGCCTCTTTTACTGCATTTTTTAGGTTTGTCTTTGTGACAGCACTCATACTGTCTTTAGCATGTTTGGAGATTAGCTTTGGAAGTGCCTTCAGTTTTTTGCCTAAGTGTTTCAATGCCATTTTGCAAGCTTTTAAGCCTTTAGAAACCAACTTTCCAACTCCGAATGTAATGAGTGACACACCGACGGAAATGGCTTTCTGTATAGCCCAGTCTTTCCAGCTGAACTCTCCTGTCACTAGGGCCTCGATGCCATAGATGCAGTCTGACACTCCTTCAGAAATGAGTCCAAAGCCAACTTGAGCTAGTGCTCCACAAGTGAAGACAGCAAGCAGAACTCCAGCAACAATCTGTAAGACTccaagaaaaaacaccaaaatagcTTCCCAAATGGAGGGCTCTTGTTCAACAGCAAATGCATACTGCAGACCACCTTTGTAGAGGCTGTAAGCTTCAACTTGGAGTTCTTCATCAGCACTTGAAATCAATGAGAAAACTGGAGATTTCTTGGCCACAGCATTTTTATCCTTCTCTATGATCTCATCTAACTTCGTAATGGCCTCAGATATGTTTTTACCCCAAGTTTCATACATGTTGCATCTAGTTGTCAATTGTTTTTCCAGACTTGTTTGTTCATTCTTGGTTGATTCAACAGAACCCATCTTCACAAACTGCAAACAGATCATAGACTCCTCACTAAGGCACTGTAAGGACTCCTCTGCTTTCTTCAGATCTTCTCTGGCATTTTTTAGATAGTTATTCTTCCTCTGCATAATAGTACAGTAAGCATGATTGTAAGAAGCAATTGCTGCCCAGCTTTTATCCTGGTCCATGGCTTTCTGAAAGAGACTGGCTCCAAGGTCCCATTTCTTATCATCAAGTGCAACATTTCCAAACTTTATAAAGTGATAAATGCTTGAACATGGGGATTCCTGCTTTTGAGACTGATCTCTTGCCTCTGCCAAATCAGCCTTCAGACTTTGTTTCAGTTCCTCCCTTTTCAACTGGTCAATGTCTTCTGATTTAATTTGCAGCCAAATGCCCCAGAACTCATTCATGATATCTACCATAACTCGTTTTTCATCTTCATCTGAAATCTTGTGAACTTCTTGAAGAGTTTTGCAGTAGTCTGAGAAAAGTTCCTCCCTTAATTTCATTTCATGGACATCATCCATCATGCAACGTATTCTTTCTTCTGCAAGTGTGTCTCTTGTAATCTTAACTTCTTCTAGAGAGGTCCCTGTCTTGAAACCTCGCTGAAGGTGTTCAGTGGACATGATGATCTGGGCAGATCCAGGTTTGCCTTTGCGAGCCGTTCGACCAAAGGCCTGAAGTTCCACTCTTGTGTTGTCTGAAAGGAACGAGAGGATCACAAATAACCCCCCGTTATTGTTCACGTCTTTGGAAACCTTTATGTCTGTTCCTCGTCCGGCAAGGTTGGTGGCAACTATAACATCTCCAGGAAGaagtgttttttctattttgctcaAGCTGTCATTGTCGCTTCGGCAGTAGAGAATGATATCACCTGAGACACAGCTTTTTAGATCGTCATAGATCTCTTTGGCTTTGTTGATTGTTTCACAGATTATCAGAGCCGCTCTTCCATCCCTGTAGGAATTTTTGGAGACCTGAGCCATCACCACATGCTTTATTTCCGATTTCCACTCTTCAGATGAGGTTGTCACTTTTCCTTTGACTTCAAATAACTTCTTTCTGTTGAATGCTGGCATTTTGCAGGCAGTCAGGTTTGGGTAAAGGTTCTTCAGAAACAGAATGTCTTTTTCACTGCCAAGAGTTCCTGTCGTTCCATAGATTTTCCCCTGGTACTTTTCAAAGAATGCAACGTTGGAAATGTAGTTTGTCACAGTTGAAATTGTGCTGAGTTTGATTTGGTGTTTGATCTCAACAAACTGCTGGAGACCATCTCCCCATTTCTTATTTAGTTCCACGATCCCTGTGGATCTGAAATCCACTGGACAAACATGATTGTTTTCTACAACGTAATCTCGTCCCTCTCTTAGTTGCAAAGCCAGAAATGCATTCTGAGTCCACACGGACATTTTTTCACCAATCAAGTTCTTCAAGAATCCAGGAATGCGgatttcatctttgttgtttgtgcATGGGGTGTACTGAATTTTCTCGGAGATCGTATCAGCTATTGGCTGAACTAGAATTTCATCAGAGTCGTAAAGAGAACAACAAAACCCTTCCTCCATGGCCAGAAATGTTAGTTCTGGAATTGAGTTTTTATCATAAGGGCTGAGTTTCTCAAGAGAAAGCAATCCTTTCTCATTCAAAGTATAGACAGTAAAGCCATAGGGAACATAGTTTTCCAGTTCTTTAAAGAAGTTAACTGCTGTTTCTTTACTCACAGTTTTCAGTTTGTCACGAAGTTCATCTGGTTTACTATTGTAGATTTCTTCAGCAAACCCCATGGGTACAGTGTTGGTTTCTTCAGCAATACGTAAAATATCAATTGGGTCTGTTATTTCAGTTTCTTTTGTGTCGATTGAGTCATAAATGGCCTTGAAAAATGAAGCTGGAGGGCCTCGCACAAATGACTGATATGGTGAAGAGACATAGCCATACTGACGGACATGAGCCCAGATCATGGCAAGAACAGTGTTGAGGTGCTGCATGCAAACCATGGGACTGGACAAGTAGGTCAGCTGCACCCCTTGGTCAAGCAGCAGAGAGTCCACTTCATCAATGATGATGCACTGATATTTACGATCAGGCCTCACATCCTTCATCTCAAATATCTGACGAAGATGATCTGCAGCAAAGGTTTCGATAGTTCCATAGATCACATCTTTCTGGTAGCATTCTTTTCTTTCACTGTCCTCagtcttgtttgtgtttgtgtcaacTGTAATGCCAAAGTGCTCAAAGAATTTACCCCATTCTTCTGCGTCTCTTTGACACAACACTGACGAGCTGGAGACTACATCCACTTTTTCTCCCCTCAACACACGAAGCACTGCAAACATTGCAATGACACAAGACTTTCCCTCCCCAGTGCCCATTTCCAGGAGCTTCCCAGTGTCAGACAAGGCCAAGAGGCACCAGCTAATCATCTGAGTGGCTCTGGGCCACCACTTTTCATCAGCTACTTGCTGATGAACAGCATTGCATAAGAATGCAAGGATCTCTTGAAGGTTCTCTTTGTCCATATTCTGACTCAGAGTTTTTGCCTGCGTTATATCTTTGTACTTTTTAATTTCACCACTTTGTATCAAGTTTGTGACATGAGTTACAATACTGTAAGACTTGGTCAGTGTTTGCTCATCAATATCTTTCATCTGACGCAGTTCCTCAAAAAGCATGTCAATGGTTTTGCCTTTTTCATCTTTCAGGCTCTTGTCCAAGTGCTGGATAAGGTTCTCAGTTTTATAAGAACCTAAAAGGTCAAGAAGAGTTTGATTGCTGTCATCTGTCCATGTGGAAGAAACCTGGTATGTTTCCAACAGGTGTAAAATCTTCATGATGGAAGTGCAGCCCTCAGTGGAATGGTGCTGAGTTAATGCTCCAAGCAGGTTTAATAATTCAACTGGTGACCAAGCATGTCTGCTGAAATTTAAAACCATTTCCAAAATCTGTTtggtttcttcatttaaatcttGGGATTGCCCTGCACAGCTAAGCAGAGCCTCCAAACACCATCTGCCAGCTTGTGCTGCCGTTTCTTTCTCAGCTTCTGCTTCGCTACAAACGACTCGAACCAGATTCTCCAGAATTGTCAGGATAAAGATCTCGTTAAACTGCAGCGTCTGTCCTGAAATCTTTTTCAAGATGTCGATGATGATTGGACTTTTGGTGTTCAAACCTTTGTTCATGTTATTGTTAAGGTTTTGAAACAAAGCTTTCACAAACCATCTTTTTGGTTCCATTTCAAGACTTTTACATCTTTGCATGATGTTTTGCAGAGTTTGAGCAGCAAACTCCAGTGGACTGTTgccttttagctttaaaaattcAAGATTCTCCAAAGAATCAAGACTTTGTTCTTCAATAAAAAATCCACGAGGAAGTGGAGGAACCCGGTTTTCCATAACCTCTTTTGCATGCTGAATGTAGTCGGACACAAAGTCACTCAATGTGCCGTACACAATGTCAGCTTCGTAAACATCCTTAAATgaagttcctgttgtcttgtttGTGTTAAAGGAGATTCCAAGGGAGTTATAAAAGCCAGACCACTCTTTCATCTGCTGATCTGATTCAATATCAGAGTTCAGAACAATGTCCAGTTTGTTTCCTTTGCAGACTTGTATAGCTGCATACATAGCTAACACGCATGGGTCTTCTTCAGTACCAACCAGTTGTGGTACTTGGGTGTTCTCCTTCAGCAGCATGGCACACCATTGTAACATGTGCTTCACTGAAGGCCACCAGCCTTTTGAGTCAAAAACTGCTTTGCACAGCAGAGATAGACAGCTCTGTAGGTCATCTGTGCTCAAAGATCCACTTTTTATTGAATCTCTCATGCATGTTGACTGTTTTTGTGGCTGTTCAGAGTAGACTAAGACAccaattgtaatgttttttatcatttcaatcaAGGAATCATCTAGATTTTGAGACGATTTTAACTCTGCAAGGGCTTTAAGGAGATTTTTTTCATCACTTTTTCTGAGAATTTTGGGGAAATCTTCAGAGATGTTTGCAGCAAAGTCAATAGCTTCAGTGAAGGTCCGTCCATAGTCATCTCTCCAGTCTGGGGATACATCATACACTTTGACCAGTATCAGTAATTTAGTTATTGAAGCTTCCTCTGCACATTTCTGTGACAGTCCTTTAAGCAGATTTAGTGCTTCCATTGGAGTCCACTGGTTTTCTTGCACAAGTCTTAAGATCATTTCAGTGGACTCTGAGTGTGTTTCCTTGGTGTGTAGATCAGTGAGCGTGGACAACAGCAGCTTCAGGCATTTGATTTCCATCTTTAAAATGAACACAGACTCTCTTTCAACAGCATTCTGCATTGATGATAAGAGGATGCTCAGGAATTCTGCAGGGAAAAGAAGATCAGTCGAGAGCTCATCTTCCGCCCATTGTTTGGCTATGAGGACTGCATCTGTGTCCGAGCTGTTGCTGTCACTGTAGAAGTGCATCATGGTTAGATACAGAGCTTGGGTCAACAGGAAACTGTCAGCTGCACTGCCTGCTGATTTGCTGATAGATCCTATGAGGAACTGCATGTGGTCACAAAGCCTTTGTGAGGACTCTTCCTCTAGTTTTTCCACAGACAGCACACATAGTTCTGTGATGTAGACTTGGGTGTGCTTCAGTGTGGTGAGGGATGGAAGAGCATGAACCCATTCCTCAAAGAGGAGTTTGTCCAAAGCTGACACAACTTTTCCCAGCTGATCAGAGGAAAGTTCATCCAGACTGAGATCTGCAACCTCAAATCCACATTTCAGTGAGAGAATCTCTAAAAGGTCATCACTGTCACCGTCTGACTCAAATTCATCCAAATGTCCTTTCAGAACTTTTCTTTTGGATTCCTGTTCTGATAAGTTGGTTCTCAGATGTTGTTCATACTGTTCCTTAGCTTGGTGCTGTGATTCTTCCAGTCTTTGATTTAgctcttcttctcttctctgccgctcttcctctctttttctctcctcttctcttctctgtcgctcttcctctctttttctctcctcttctcttctccgctgctcttcctctcttcttctctcctcttctcttctctgtcgctcttcctctctttttttctcctcttctcttctctgccgctcttcctctctttttctctcctcttctcttctctgccgctcttcctctctctttctctcttcttctcttctctgtcgctcttcctctctttttttctcctcttctcttctctgccgctcttcctctctttttctctcctcttctcttctccgctgctcttcctctcttcttctctcctcttCTCTCCTTAGGTTTTCTTGGTCATTGATTTCCTTGTTAAAGCAGTAGTTGCACTTGTACATATTATCATAGCCAACTGGTCTGTAGTATTCTCCTCCATTGAAAATATAGACGTACTGTCCACGAACCGTATCTTTGCCTAAATGATCAAAGGATGTGCATGGAGGGAGAACTTTGTTACAAATGCGGCATCTCAGGCTGTCTCCCATGTGACATTCTGATGGTACATTTCCCATTTTTACTGAGTTTTTCAGTCGCAAGGTTGAAATTTGAgctttcctgaaaaaaaaggcaattacaATTTTCAATATAGAATACAGTTAATGGTAACGTAAAATCTATTACTACTTATCTtctgtatatttattttaaaactattaCCGTTAATTATTTTTAGTATGACCGCGTGTCCTTTTCAGTTGTACTTAAAGTTGGTAATGTAAGGCTGTCTTAACTAAACTAGATCAAAATGGAgttgaatgtgtttttatttatttatattaattccaACTGGCTTTATACAATCAATATTAAAAATCTCAACAGCATCTTGTCTTCCATTAGAATGAAGGTGAACTTTTGAAACAGTAactcacattaaaaaaagcttgaGTAATCTTCTTTAtgttttactgttaaaaaaacgttttctttcgtctccatccatccattttcctaacCTGCTTTATCCAGTTCAAGGTTACAGCTACTGTGGTGTGAGGGCGGGTACATCATGGACAGCTTGCCTTTCTGTTGCAGGATCACACACTCATGTTTATGGATAGatttggtatttttaaattaaatctttaTGACCTTattatttatgacacaaaacaaagTGAAAACAATAGCACATCTCTTGACTTTAAAacagtgcagtgtttttttttaagtttaaaaagaaactatcCATAAATTTGTTGACATCAGTCAGCCACTGCACATTTGACGGTAGTGTGATGTTAATCTGGTGGCAGGAATGTTACCACTAATTTGTAATGTGTCTGTGCatgcaattcaattttatttatatagcccataTTTAATAAGCCCTAATCTGTTCAGTTCGTTCATGAATGCCACATCTCTAATGAAGGTGTGTTTATAATATAGTTTTTTACGTAAATAGCACTATTGTGTGTGCGAGTAGTATGTACCTCTATTTGGGCGCTGCACATATTTTCTTGTGTATTGAAAATGTGCGAGCAGTGCACAGGGAACAGTGCCCCGGGCTACTGGGCGACTGCAGTCCGCAGACATTTAAACATTGACCAGTCAAAGCTGCTGCGGCTGAAGATTCGGCTGTGATCGCTCAGCTGTTGCCCGCTTTTGCAATGACATCATCCCCACTTGACTGACTGAGGCTGGACTGCCGCCGTCTGCCTTCATGACCATGCAAACGATTTTAGAGAACTTGGGCGGTGGCAGCAACTAATGTTCAAGATTCTGCCCATGCCTCCCCATCATACAGTGGTAGTTGTGTATCTGACCGTAGCTTAGacaaaagatttctttatttatttcaaatgaaaataacgTATTTACTTGTTAAGCTTCCTTTTCACTAAAAGATTCTAAAcctaagaaacagcttttccTTTATCAAGATAtgcctttgttaaaaaaatcatcttatAAATGAATTGGTAAATCTTACATTTATgcaagaatgcaaaaaaaataataaaataaatagaattacTGGTGTTGAATAGGCTTTTGTTACAATAACACAATAGAATACACTTTATACCACACCTGCATTAACAACCATAGAAATATCACTACATTCTTTTTGTGTGACAAGTACATTCAAATTACTTTACCTTCATCTGTAAGTGCACGTGACGAAAACGACCTCTTGCCTCAGTGTCTGAACTTCAAGTGAGGCTCTGGCTTTTTAAGGATCGGGTTAGGTAGGTGGACCCTCCTCTGGCGTCATGTGGTTTCTCTTCAGCATCTCTTGACCTGCTCTCAGTTCATATTGCTCAACATTCATGGCTCCAAGAATCAGTTGATGTGGTTCATTGGGTATGACTTAAACACTCAATCAGTCTCTGGCAAAAGCACAGTGGAATAGTTAGCAGCTTGGCAGTTTCATGACTTGTCTTGTTGCACAGGAGCATTCTTGACAGAATTCTCTAAGCCCCTGAGTGCGCCCATTCAATGTATCATGCAGTGTATGATGATAAATGGTTTTACATACCGGAAAAGAAGAATCTGAATCCAGTTATTTGTATGGGACAGTTAAGACTTTTGAACCCTCCCTTAGAAGTTTAAGAACAGTAAGAATGTACCTGCGGATGCTGTGCATGAATGCAAGTAATTTTTTAGCCAATACATTCAAGAGCATGTCTGTGCTTATTAGGGCAACAGTAATAACACTCCAGGGGATAAGGGCTGTAATTTAGCAGAGGCAGTAGCCAATACATTCAAGAACATGTCTGTGCTTACTTGTGCAAAAATGTAAGAAACCAATAGTAATAACACTCCAGGGGACAAGGGCTTTAATTCAGCAGAGGAAGTAAGAGCTTTTTGTGTTCAGAAAAACTATTGTTcaatgtttttctgaaaaactggtaagttttataaatgtttaggaaaaaacagaatttcaacAGAACCACTATAATGTTCTCCCCTTTTCTGCGAGGTCTACCAGAACCGTCAGtaatttttaaaacacttataaaaaataataatctttttactcaggcttttaactccagtgagcaGATTTAGAGGGTCAGCTTGTTAATTCTATTAATtatattcttttattgtttttgttgcttttattgtttaattatggcccgcagcagcagtcacaaACTGCTACGAGGgccgaacactcaaaaaggttcaaaacgtcaaaaaaaaaatcaggtcaaacgtcgcccaaagcacaacgacatgacaattgtgtaacgcaacaaaatacacacacacgcacaacatcACGGCAAAAACGTCTAAATTGTAATCGCAAacatgacgacaaaaacacaaaaaagccccaaaaagccctcaaaggaAGGGTATAAAGCccaaaagacatgcccagcctatagtaaaagacaagCCGCaatgaaatacataggccaacTGACCACAAAAACTTcttattgtttctgcttcgtttcaaaTTTGAGCTCACTTTGAGATCAAATTTGACCTCCGCCACATACctgaaaagtcaccaaaattggcacgcACCAAGGATAAATCGGCAAAGATAACGTCACCCCCCCacaacg
Coding sequences:
- the LOC105357957 gene encoding uncharacterized protein LOC105357957; the encoded protein is MQFLIGSISKSAGSAADSFLLTQALYLTMMHFYSDSNSSDTDAVLIAKQWAEDELSTDLLFPAEFLSILLSSMQNAVERESVFILKMEIKCLKLLLSTLTDLHTKETHSESTEMILRLVQENQWTPMEALNLLKGLSQKCAEEASITKLLILVKVYDVSPDWRDDYGRTFTEAIDFAANISEDFPKILRKSDEKNLLKALAELKSSQNLDDSLIEMIKNITIGVLVYSEQPQKQSTCMRDSIKSGSLSTDDLQSCLSLLCKAVFDSKGWWPSVKHMLQWCAMLLKENTQVPQLVGTEEDPCVLAMYAAIQVCKGNKLDIVLNSDIESDQQMKEWSGFYNSLGISFNTNKTTGTSFKDVYEADIVYGTLSDFVSDYIQHAKEVMENRVPPLPRGFFIEEQSLDSLENLEFLKLKGNSPLEFAAQTLQNIMQRCKSLEMEPKRWFVKALFQNLNNNMNKGLNTKSPIIIDILKKISGQTLQFNEIFILTILENLVRVVCSEAEAEKETAAQAGRWCLEALLSCAGQSQDLNEETKQILEMVLNFSRHAWSPVELLNLLGALTQHHSTEGCTSIMKILHLLETYQVSSTWTDDSNQTLLDLLGSYKTENLIQHLDKSLKDEKGKTIDMLFEELRQMKDIDEQTLTKSYSIVTHVTNLIQSGEIKKYKDITQAKTLSQNMDKENLQEILAFLCNAVHQQVADEKWWPRATQMISWCLLALSDTGKLLEMGTGEGKSCVIAMFAVLRVLRGEKVDVVSSSSVLCQRDAEEWGKFFEHFGITVDTNTNKTEDSERKECYQKDVIYGTIETFAADHLRQIFEMKDVRPDRKYQCIIIDEVDSLLLDQGVQLTYLSSPMVCMQHLNTVLAMIWAHVRQYGYVSSPYQSFVRGPPASFFKAIYDSIDTKETEITDPIDILRIAEETNTVPMGFAEEIYNSKPDELRDKLKTVSKETAVNFFKELENYVPYGFTVYTLNEKGLLSLEKLSPYDKNSIPELTFLAMEEGFCCSLYDSDEILVQPIADTISEKIQYTPCTNNKDEIRIPGFLKNLIGEKMSVWTQNAFLALQLREGRDYVVENNHVCPVDFRSTGIVELNKKWGDGLQQFVEIKHQIKLSTISTVTNYISNVAFFEKYQGKIYGTTGTLGSEKDILFLKNLYPNLTACKMPAFNRKKLFEVKGKVTTSSEEWKSEIKHVVMAQVSKNSYRDGRAALIICETINKAKEIYDDLKSCVSGDIILYCRSDNDSLSKIEKTLLPGDVIVATNLAGRGTDIKVSKDVNNNGGLFVILSFLSDNTRVELQAFGRTARKGKPGSAQIIMSTEHLQRGFKTGTSLEEVKITRDTLAEERIRCMMDDVHEMKLREELFSDYCKTLQEVHKISDEDEKRVMVDIMNEFWGIWLQIKSEDIDQLKREELKQSLKADLAEARDQSQKQESPCSSIYHFIKFGNVALDDKKWDLGASLFQKAMDQDKSWAAIASYNHAYCTIMQRKNNYLKNAREDLKKAEESLQCLSEESMICLQFVKMGSVESTKNEQTSLEKQLTTRCNMYETWGKNISEAITKLDEIIEKDKNAVAKKSPVFSLISSADEELQVEAYSLYKGGLQYAFAVEQEPSIWEAILVFFLGVLQIVAGVLLAVFTCGALAQVGFGLISEGVSDCIYGIEALVTGEFSWKDWAIQKAISVGVSLITFGVGKLVSKGLKACKMALKHLGKKLKALPKLISKHAKDSMSAVTKTNLKNAVKEASKKIGKEIFFQGLGKAEEEIMKQILKSIKNDLTKTITNGVESNLEKDPLSSLVDSTIVLHLVDKEQLKELLNDEKRKANLLEVFKKLSKTALQPFYADLSWQNKLNSSIIKVIDRAKEEAKGKVKVFFQVIQVAHLSILAADAVAAVSTISTKFFSNLQKELESFKQNTNITEKVKENELSASDSEILKSLKQDIANAISELLADAMVEVFNQKFSSHIVSKVQDKVNGALGEYIKKGFKRAEDKLKAARSSTADMTVNPDSHLSRSYAEKIKSPGSGGTILDVRVLSEATGTKVVILTENKHGSLTKMQEVNPRSKTSDQTVTLIYRPKSDKHPDGHFDTYIDNKIVITNSNGKSSLFLALARARKPTANEVEISQEADYLRSAEAKTLLQRPSQWGSFIKHKQWVERLRGSDWYIPEGSRPKQIMNKIQTSLNTQVGEINYYIKWQKHYPQNPKMTQIFNTDHQPPPNSILEASQVNQNSRLAKAMLEVGPKPSTFDSVDVNADVEKHHGLQLQNAGALQGKNQNFPAGTSEKFTTLLTTAISRDDVESTFKLMVIGAAVDYGHVSGGSNFKSSQNLKKSKTRLSSFEKRVQENSRDMVEKWFGLLQGKDAMTQEQLNTITAWIKDEGYKNKNDPQRSQLFSSLQ